From Ptychodera flava strain L36383 chromosome 2, AS_Pfla_20210202, whole genome shotgun sequence, the proteins below share one genomic window:
- the LOC139122992 gene encoding zinc finger protein 345-like has product MTSLGIMNRDREQQATPTAGNNTVSSDRHITRNILFSPKECSAICKAARQFDQLHELGKSFESLSSTLCQKNQDNTSSISGASMIIQSLVQNGHVTLEYGSLETEKDREDFTAQHDHIDNQCTVDKDSFSLSESHLNNDENNSQNALVQVCSNKSQECERGDWKTRLVKDCPLQIEESYFCSESVTTSVWKCGQNSNVERNNRPHECMDCGETFTQEDSLRKHRLIHSGLRQYECKECGKVFTVKSNLRRHRLIHSGVKQFECKKCGKTFTQKAHLSTHNNVHTNLRPYKCEVCSKTFKYRSTFGRHSLIHSGPIPYECKECGLIFTHKGDLTKHRLIHSGVKPYKCKDCGKAFAIKSKLMVHIVVHSNLRPYECEVCGKTFKDRSTLRGHRLIHSGLRQYECKECGKVFTGKGNLRRHRLIHSGVKPYECKECGRTYTQKSSLDRHSVVHSNLRPHECEICGKTFKDRSNLRQHRVTHSGLRLYKCKECDKKFTQKRSLDRHSVVHSNLRPYLCEVCGKTFKDRRSFLKHGFTH; this is encoded by the exons ATGACATCTTTGGGAATCATGAACAGGGATCGAGAGCAACAAGCAACACCTACTGCTGGTAACAACACTGTCTCCAGTGACAGACATATTACACGTAACATTCTCTTCAGTCCTAAAG AATGTTCAGCAATTTGTAAAGCTGCAAGACAATTTGACCAACTACATGAGTTAGGAAAATCGTTTGAGAGTCTTTCAAGCACCTTATGTCAGAAAAATCAGGACAACACATCATCCATATCAG GAGCATCAATGATCATACAGAGTCTTGTCCAAAATGGTCATGTCACTTTGGAGTATGGCAGCCTTGAAACAGAAAAGGATAGAGAAGACTTTACTGCACAGCATGACCACATTGACAACCAATGTACTGTGGACAAAGATTCCTTCAGTTTGTCTGAGAGTCATctgaataatgatgaaaataactcACAGAATGCACTGGTACAGGTATGCAGTAATAAGAGCCAGGAGTGTGAAAGAGGTGATTGGAAAACAAGGCTTGTAAAGGATTGCCCATTGCAAATAGAAGAGTCTTATTTCTGTTCAGAAAGTGTGACGACATCAGTTTGGAAATGTGGACAAAATAGCAATGTTGAAAGAAATaacagaccacatgaatgcatGGATTGTGGTGAAACATTCACTCAAGAGGACAGTCTTAGGAAGCACAGACTGATACATTCAGGCCTCAGAcagtatgaatgcaaagagtgtggtaaagtATTCACAGTTAAGAGCAATCTTAGGAGGCATAGactgatccattctggtgtcaaacAATTTGAATGCAAAAAGTGTGGTAAGACATTTACCCAAAAGGCCCATCTTAGTACACACAATAACGTCCACACAAACCTCAGACCATATAAATGTGAAGTATGcagtaaaacattcaaatatagAAGCACTTTCGGGAGACACAGTTTGATCCATTCAGGCCCCAtaccatatgaatgcaaagagtgtggtttAATATTTACACATAAGGGCGATCTTACGAAGCACAGACTGATCCATTCCGGCGTCAAACCATATAAATGCAAAGACTGTGGTAAGGCATTTGCAATAAAGAGCAAACTTATGGTACACATTGTGGTCCATTCAAAcctcagaccatatgaatgtgaagtatgtggtaaaacattcaaagatAGAAGCACTCTCAGGGGGCACAGGTTGATCCATTCAGGCCTCAGAcagtatgaatgcaaagagtgtggtaaagtATTCACCGGTAAGGGCAATCTTAGGAGGCATAGactgatccattctggtgtcaaaccatatgaatgcaaagaatgtggtaggACATACACACAAAAGAGCAGTCTTGACAGGCACAGTGTGGTCCATTCAAAcctcagaccacatgaatgtgagatatgtggtaaaacattcaaagatAGAAGCAATCTCAGGCAGCACAGAGTGACCCATTCAGGCCTCAGACTAtataaatgcaaagagtgtgataaaaaattcacacaaaagagAAGTCTTGACAGGCACAGTGTTGTCCATTCAAACCTCAGACCATATCTATGTGAAgtatgtggtaaaacattcaaagacAGAAGATCTTTTTTGAAGCATGGATTTACCCATTAA